One Oscillospiraceae bacterium genomic region harbors:
- a CDS encoding histidine triad nucleotide-binding protein, whose translation MDDCLFCKIAAGQIPSNKLYEDDQLLAFYDIDPQAPTHFLVIPKQHIDSAAALTESDAALLGHIYAVIADLCRQLGVAENGYRVVTNVGADGGQSVKHLHFHVLAGRSLAWPPG comes from the coding sequence ATGGACGATTGCCTGTTCTGTAAGATCGCTGCAGGGCAGATCCCCTCAAACAAACTGTACGAGGACGATCAGCTGCTGGCTTTCTACGACATTGACCCCCAGGCCCCGACCCACTTCCTGGTCATCCCCAAGCAGCACATTGACTCTGCTGCCGCCCTGACCGAGAGCGACGCCGCCCTGCTGGGCCACATCTATGCCGTTATTGCGGATCTGTGCCGCCAGCTGGGCGTGGCCGAGAACGGTTACCGCGTTGTCACCAACGTGGGCGCCGACGGCGGCCAGAGCGTCAAGCATCTGCACTTCCATGTGCTGGCAGGCCGCAGCCTGGCATGGCCTCCGGGCTGA
- a CDS encoding phosphoribosyltransferase family protein, with translation MADTYTLHIAGLTRELPICKVNDHLDIAAFIMFSDVELTEACAAALLKKAPEFDVILTAEAKGIPLAYEMARQSGKYWIPARKGAKLYMKEPVIIEDQSITTAGKQTLVIDKKDIDYMNGKRILIVDDVISTGGSLHALETLAAKSTGTVVGCCAALAEGDAAKRTDIFFLEPLPLFAH, from the coding sequence ATGGCTGATACCTATACTTTGCATATCGCGGGTCTGACCCGTGAACTTCCCATCTGCAAGGTCAATGACCATCTGGACATTGCCGCCTTCATCATGTTCAGTGATGTGGAGCTGACCGAGGCCTGCGCCGCTGCGCTGCTGAAGAAAGCCCCCGAGTTTGACGTGATCCTGACCGCTGAGGCCAAGGGCATCCCCCTGGCTTACGAGATGGCCCGCCAGAGCGGCAAGTACTGGATCCCCGCCCGCAAGGGTGCCAAGCTCTACATGAAAGAGCCTGTCATCATCGAGGACCAGTCCATCACCACCGCCGGCAAGCAGACCCTTGTCATCGACAAGAAGGACATCGATTATATGAACGGCAAGCGCATCCTGATCGTGGATGACGTCATCTCCACCGGCGGCTCTCTGCACGCCCTGGAGACCCTGGCCGCCAAGAGCACCGGCACCGTTGTTGGTTGCTGTGCCGCCCTGGCCGAGGGGGATGCCGCCAAGCGCACCGACATCTTCTTCCTCGAGCCGCTGCCGCTCTTTGCCCATTAA